In the genome of Bosea sp. ANAM02, the window GAAGCTCGACGAGGGCGACCATATCGTCGACGTGCAGATCTGTACCGAGAACGACGACGTGCTGCTGACCACGGCCGACGGCCAGTGCATCCGCTTCGCGGTGCCGGAAGTGCGCGTGTTCAAGGGCCGCGACTCGACCGGCGTGCGCGGCATCAACCTCGCCAAGGGCGACGAGGTGATCTCGCTCGCGATCCTGACGCATCTCGACGCCACGCCGGACGAGCGCGCCGCCTATCTGAAGCGCGCAGCGGCCGCCCGTAGGGCGCTGACCGGCGAGGCCGAGGAAGGAGCCGAGGTCGCGGCGTCGGTGGAAGCCGATGCCGAGGAGAGCGCCGGCGATATCGAGCTGGGCCAGGAGAAATACGCCGCCATGGGCGCGGCCGAGCAGTTCATCCTGACCATATCGGAGCGTGGCTACGGCAAGCGCACTTCGTCCTTCGAGTACCGGGTCACCGGGCGCGGCGGCAAGGGCATCGTCGCCATGGTCGTCAACGACCGCAACGGCAAGCTCGTCGCCTCCTTCCCGGCCCTCGACAGCGACCAGCTCATGCTGGTCACGGATGGCGGCCAGCTCATCCGCGTGCCGGTCGATGCCGGCCCGGATAACCGCATCCGCATCGCCGGGCGCTCGACGCAGGGCGTGACGGTCTTCAACACCGCCAAGGATGAGAAGGTCGTCTCGGTCGAATGCATCAACGACGACGGCGAAGGCGGCGAGGACGGCGAAGCGGCCGACGAGGTGCCAGGCGCCGAGCCGACGGAAGGCTGATCTGGCAGCCTCTTGCGGTCATGACTTCAGGTGATGTCTGAAGTCATGGCCGGAAGGCTCATGTGAAGTGGCACGAACGTCATTCTCGGGCAGCGCGAAGCGCAGACCCGAGAATCTCTTGCCGGAAGAAGGCGCCTCTCCGTCACGAGATGCTCGGGTCAAGCCCGAGCATGACGAGACCCGTCGATCCCATAGCCTTCGTTTGACAGAAGCCGTGCCCCGCGCTCCCATCCGGTCATGAAGGCTCGTTCCGTGCCCGTCCGCACCCCCGCGATCACGCCGGAGATCATGCTGCGCGCCTATGCGGCCGGCATCTTCCCGATGGCGGAGAGCGCCGACGATCCCGGCCTGTTCTGGGTCGAGCCGGAATTGCGCGGCATCATCCCGCTCGACAGCTTCCATCTCTCGTCGCGGCTTGCCCGCACCGTACGCTCGGACCGGTTCGAGATCAGGATCGATACCGCCTTCGACGCCGTGATCGCGGCCTGCGCCGAGGCCAAGCCGGATCGGACCGAAACCTGGATCAACCGGCGCATCCGCGAGATCTTCGGCGAGCTCTTCGCGCTCGGCCATGTCCATACGGTCGAATGCTGGCGCGAGGGCCGGCTCGTCGGCGGCCTCTACGGGCTTTCGCTCGGCGGCGCCTTTTTCGGCGAGAGCATGTTCCACCGCGAAACCGACGCCTCGAAGGTCGCGCTCGTCCATCTCGTCGCCCGTCTGCGGCGCGGCGGCTATCGGCTGCTGGACACCCAGTTCCAGACCGGCCATCTCGCCCAGTTCGGCACGATCGAAATCCCCCGCGAAAGCTATCGCGGCCTGCTCGACGAGGCGCTCCGGCATCCGGGCGACTGGAGGACCGCATCGACGGCCAAGCCGATCTGTGGCCGCGAGGCGCTCACCTGGATCTGAGCGCCGGTCCGCAGGCCGGCCGGGTCAGTTGCCGCCCATATAGGGATCGCGGCCCGGAGCGGGATTGGTCGGGAAGAAGCGCTGGCTCGGCCGTTGCGGCTGCACCGGCACGCCGCGCGGCGGCTCGACATCGATGCGCCCGCCCGGCGACGGCTGCGCGGGCTGCTGCCCGGGCAGGGGCTGGCTAGCATCGCGCGGCGGCGTGCGCGGCCGACGCGGATCCTCGGCTGGCGGCGCTTCCGGCTCCTTGGGATCGACGACGAGTTCGGTCCCGCCTTTGCAATCGGTCAGCCAGGCGTCGTAGATCGCATGCTCGACGCCGTGCAGGCCGGGGCTCGCCGCATACATCCAGCCGGTGAAGATGCGCCGGTACTCGTTCTTGACCGTGACCTCGTCGACCTCGACGAAGGCGTCGGTCTGCGGCGCCTCGGTGGGCGGCCGCGTCCAGCAGACGCGCGGCGTCAACTGGAGGGCGCCGAACTGCACGGTCTCGTCGATCGCCACCTCGAAGGAGATGATGCGCCCGGTGATCTTGTCGAGCCCGGCGAAGACGGCGGTCGGATTGCGGATGCGGTCCGCCTGTGCGGGCCCGGCGGCCGACAGCAGCGCCAGCGCGCTCGTGGCGAGGCCTGCCAGGATGGGAAAACGAAAGAACGACGGCATGCTGGCGCGAATCTCTCCGAGGTCGCGCGCGATACGCGACGACGCGCAGTAACACGGCAAAGGCAGCGGAAAAAGGGCGCCCGCCCCCTGAGAGGCGCTCACGCTCGCATCCGCTCCTCGATGTCGAGGATCGCGGCCTCGATGCCCCGTTCGGCCCGGATCGCCTCCCCCAGCGCTGCCGCGCGCCTTCGCCTGTCCGGCGCCTGCAGCGCGTGGGCCGCCGCGGCCACGATGTCGGGGGTGAGTTGACGTGGCAAGGCTCCCGGCCCCACTCCGAGCGCCCTGATCCGCTCGGCCCAGAAAGGCTGGTCGCCGAAGAACGGCCGGATTGCGGTGGGCACGCCAGCGCGCAGACTCGCACCCGTCGTTCCGGCACCGCCATGATGCAGCGTCGCGGCGACATGCGGGAACAGCCGGTCATGCGGCGCCGCATCGATCGCGAGCATGTCGTCTCCGGGCCCGGCGAACTCCAGCGCCCCGCCGCCGCTGGCGAGAATGCCGCGCAGGCCCGCCTGCCGGAGCCCGGCGACGATGGCGGCGGTCAACTCGCGTGGCCGGTCTCCGGGCATGCTCCCGAAGCCGACATAGACAGGAGGCGCTCCGCCCGCGAGGAAGCCAGCCAGCGCCGGCGACAGCGCGCTCCCGGGCTCGTCAAGGAACCAGTAGCCGCAGACATGGACGCGTTCGCGATCCCAGTCGGGCGGAACCGGCAGCACATGGCGGCTATAGGCATAGAGCACGCCGATCGAGGTGTCCGGCGGGCCGCCATTCCGCCCGAGCCTCTCCCGCCGCCATCGCGCCAGCAGACGCCCGAACAGCATTCTCGGTGCCAGGCGCATCACGGCGTGGCTGGGCTTGTTCAGAAACCCGGGCAACCTGATCGGCAGGATGGGGCTGGCAAAGGCGGAGGTCGGCGTGAACCCCGGCAAGGGCGAGGCGAGCATCGTTTTCGCGCGGAGCCTGGCAGCGATGGCCGGGCTCGCCAGCGACTTGGGATGATGCAGGATCAGATCCGGCCGGAAACCCCGCAGGGCCTCCCATTCCGCATCCATCAGCCGGGTCATCGCCGGCTTGATCCTGCCGAGCAGGGCCAGGCCTGCCGAGAAACCGCGGCCTGCGGCGACCGCGGCCTTTCCCGCGTCGCTGTCGAGCAGGTCGAGCAGCGTGCCGGGCAGCGGCGCAAAGGGAACTTTCAGGCGTGAGGCCAGATCGGAGAACTGTTCGGGTGCGGCCAATTGGACATCGTGACCGCGCGCAATCAGGCCGCGGGCCAGCGCGAGATAAGGCTGGACATCACCGCGCGTGCCGAATGTCTGGATGGCGATGCGCATGGATGCGCTCCGCCGGGAGCCTCAGCGGCCCGGCGTCCAGGCCTGATAGTCGCCGGTCGCCGCCGGACGCTCGCCCTCGGCCAGCGTCGAGCCCTGCGGACGATAGGCCAGAGCGGTGCCGGTCCAGTTCTGCTGATGCGGCTGCTGCCACTCGCGCGGCTGATAGCTTTCCTCGGAAGGCGCGACATCGACGGTGTGATGCAGCCAGCCGTTCCAGCCGGGCGGCACCTTGGAAGCCTCGGCCTCGCCCTTGTAGATCACCCAGCGGCGCTGGAAGCCGAGCGCCTTGTCCTTCACCCCACCCTTGGTGCGGTAATAGACATTGCCGAACTCGTCCTCACCCACCTTCTCGCCGAAGCGCCAGGTGTGGAAGCGGGTGCCGATCGTCTGGCCGTTCCACCAGGTGAAGATCTGCAGCAGCCAGTCCTTCATTGCCTCAAGTCCATGCGCTTGCAGCGCCATGCGGAGAGGACGGCGCGTCTTGGCCCGACTTATGGCGGCAGGACCCTGCCATGTCCAGCCCGGAAGGTGGCAGCGCGGTCGTCAGGTTGCGCGGGCACGGCTGCTCCCCCGGCAATGTCCACAATCGCGATGGCAATAATGGTCAGAGGCTGTCGACAGTTTTCGCTGCAAGTCCGTGCAGAACCCCGCCGTCATTCCGGGGCAGGCCTTCGACCTGCCCCGGAATGACGGCGGTGGAGGACGAGGCTGGTACGGCCAAATGTCCACAGAGCCCGGCCGTCACCATGTCGCCCAAATGGCTCCCGGCTCGATTCCCGACCGTGGTCGACCGCTGATTCTCGGCGGCGCTCCGCCAGAATTTCGCCGCGATTCGGCTCGGCCAGCGCCATGATTCCCCAGCGAAGCGTACCGACTTCAAGCACTTGCGGCGGTCCCCGCATCCGCCGTCTGCAAACGTGCGGACGTCATCCGGAATTCACACTCCATCAACCATGAATAGCGGGGATTTTAGGGACTGCGCTTCCTCCGGCACTGTGGCAATCTTGCCGAGGCGCCTCCGATTCCCCGGCGATTTCCGGGGCTTAGCCGGGGCCTTGCAACTTATCCCCATAACCCACATATCCCTACCAGATGTCGTGTCCACAGGGATCGCAGGGCACTATTCCTTGACGCCCGACCAGCATCTGCACTAGATTTTGACCATCGCATGACGGCCGGCGGCACCCCCTCTGGATGACTGCGTAACCCTAGTTTTCCAGTGTGTTCCGGGCCTGCCGCCGCATCCGCCGTCAACAGCGGAAGCGAACGGATTTGCGCGGGCATTTTGGGCGCGTCCGGGACCATCGGCGGGGCCACACCGCGGAGATCCCACAGGGCATCAAACCGAGTTGGGCTGACATCAGGAGCCGGTGATCAACCGGCCGCGCGTGGCTTCGCAGAGCGGGCCCGCGGCAGATCAAGGGACAAAGATCATGCGCATCGAGCGCCGCTACACCACCGCCGGACAGTCGCCCTATGCCGCGATCCCGTTCCGATCGGCCGTCAGCGAGATCAAGAACCCGGACGGCTCCGTCGTCTTCCGGCTCGAAGGCATCGAGGTTCCCGAGACCTGGTCGCAGGTCGCCAGCGACGTGCTCGCGCAGAAGTATTTCCGCAAGGCCGGCGTGCCGGCCCGCCTGAAGACGATCGAGGAGAACGACGTTCCCTCCTTCCTCTGGCGTTCGGTCGCCGACGAGGCCGCTCTCGCCGAACTGCCCGAGGGCGAGCGCTACGGCTCCGAGATCTCGTCGAAGCAGGTCTTCGACCGCCTCGCCGGCTGCTGGACCTATTGGGGCTGGAAGGGCGGCTATTTCTCCTCCGAGGAGGATGCCGCGGCCTTCCATGACGAGTTGCGTTTCATGCTCGCGACCCAGCGCGTCGCGCCGAACTCGCCGCAATGGTTCAACACCGGCCTGCACTGGGCCTATGGCATCGACGGTCCCAGCCAGGGCCATTTCTACGTCGACTTCAAGACCGGCAAGCTGGTGAAGTCGAAGTCGAGCTACGAGCACCCGCAGCCGCATGCCTGCTTCATCCAGGGCGTGCAGGACGACCTCGTCAACGAGGGCGGCATCATGGACCTCTGGGTCCGTGAGGCCCGCCTGTTCAAATACGGCTCCGGCACCGGCTCGAACTTCTCGATGCTGCGCGGCGAAGGCGAGAAGCTCGCGGGCGGGGGCAAGTCCTCGGGCCTGATGTCCTTCCTCAAGATCGGCGACCGCGCCGCCGGCGCCATCAAGTCGGGCGGCACGACGCGACGCGCCGCCAAGATGGTCGTGGTCGATGCCGACCACCCGGATATCGAGGCGTATATCGACTGGAAGGTGAAGGAGGAGCAGAAGGTCGCCGCCCTCGTCACCGGTTCCAAGACCGTCAAGAAGCACATGAAGGCCGTGCTCAAGGCCTGCGTGAACTGCGAAGGCGACGCCGATTCCTGCTTCGATCCCGAGAAGAACCCGGCCCTGAAGCGCGAGATCAAGCTCGCCCGCAAGGCGCTGGTGCCGGACAACTACATCAAGCGCGTCATCCAGTTCGCCAGGCAGGGCTACAAGGATATCTCCTTCGACACCTATGACACCGACTGGGATTCCGACGCCTATCTCACCGTCTCCGGCCAGAACTCCAACAACTCGGTCTCGCTGACCAACGATTTCCTGCGCGCCGTCGAGAACGACAACGACTGGAACCTCACCGGCCGCACCACCGGCAAGGTCGTCAAGACGCTGAAGGCCCGCGACCTCTGGGAGAAGATCGGCTACGCCGCCTGGGCTTCGGCCGATCCCGGCCTGCATTTCAACTCGACGATGAACGACTGGCACACCTGCCCGGCTTCCGGCCGGATCCGGGCGTCCAACCCGTGCTCCGAGTACATGTTCCTCGACGATACCGCCTGCAACCTGGCCTCGGCCAACCTGCTGCAGTTCTACGACACCGAAACCAAGTCCTTCGACGTCGCGGCCTATGAGCATCTCTGCCGGCTCTGGACCGTCGTGCTCGAAATCTCGGTGACGATGGCGCAGTTCCCGAGTCGCGAGATCGCCGAGCTCTCCTACGAGTACCGCACGCTCGGCCTCGGCTACGCCAATATCGGCGGCCTGCTGATGACCATGGGCCTCGGCTACGATTCCGACGAGGGCCGCGCTCTCGCCGGTGCGCTGACCGCGATCATGACCGGCGTGGCCTATGCGACCTCGGCCGAGATGGCGGGCGAGCTCGGCCCCTTCCCCGGCTACAAGAAGAACGCCAGCCACATGCTGCGCGTCATCCGCAACCACCGCACCGCGGCCCATGGCCTCGCCGACGGCTACGAGGGCCTGAGCGTCACCCCGGTACCGCTCGACCACGCGACGCTGGCCCGCCTCGGCGGCTCGGCCGTCACCATGGCGGAGCGCTCGCGCATCGTCTGGGACGAGGCTCTCGAGCAGGGCAAGCGCTACGGCTACCGCAACGCCCAGGCGACCGTGATCGCGCCGACCGGCACGATCGGCCTCGTCATGGATTGCGACACCACCGGCATCGAGCCCGATTTCGCGCTGGTGAAGTTCAAGAAGCTCGCCGGCGGCGGCTACTTCAAGATCATCAACCGCGCCGTTCCGGATGCGCTCCGCGCGCTGGGCTATCGCGAGGCGGATATCGCCGAGATCGAGGCCTATGCCGTCGGCCACGGCTCGATGAAGCAGGCGCCGGGCATCAACCCGTCGACACTGCGGGCCAAGGGCTTCACCGACGAGAAGATCGAGGCGGTCGAGAAGGGGCTGAAGAGCGCCTTCGACATCAAGTTCGTCTTCAACAAGTGGACGCTGGGCGAGGATTTCCTCACCGGCACGCTCAAGGTCCCGGCCGAGAAGCTCAACGACATGTCGTTCGAGCTCCTGCCCTTCCTCGGCTTCAGCAAGGCCGAGATCGAGGCCGCCAATGTCCATGTCTGCGGCGCGATGACCCTGGAAGGCGCCCCCCACCTGAAGACCGAGCACTACAACGTCTTCGATTGCGCCAACCCCTGCGGCCGCATCGGCAAGCGCTATCTCTCGGTCGAGAGCCATATCCGCATGATGGCGGCAGCCCAGCCCTTCATCTCGGGCGCTATCTCCAAGACCATCAACATGCCGAACGAGGCGACGGTCGAGGACTGCAAGAGCGCCTATATGCTCTCCTGGAAGCTGGCGCTGAAAGCGAACGCCCTCTACCGCGACGGCTCCAAGCTCTCGCAGCCGCTGAACGCGGCCCTAATCTCGGATGATGACGACGAGGGGGACGACGCGGTCGAGACGCTGGTCGCGCAGCCGATGGCGGCGCGTGCCACCCAGATCTCGGAAAAGATCGTCGAGCGCATCGTCGAGCGCATCGAACGCAAGCGCGAGCGCGAGAAGATGCCGGATCGCCGCACGGGCTATATCCAGAAGGCCACCGTCGGCGGCCACAAGGTCTATGTCCATACCGGCGAATATTCGGACGGGCGCCTCGGCGAGATCTTCATCGACATGCACAAGGAGGGCGCGGCCTTCCGGGCGATGATGAACAATTTCGCCATCGCGGTCTCGCTCGGCCTGCAATACGGCGTGCCGCTGGAGGAGTATGTCGAGGCCTTCACCTTCACCCGCTTCGAGCCCTCGGGCTTCGTCGCCGGCAACCAGTCGATCAAGAATGCGACCTCGATCCTCGACTACGTCTTCCGCGAGCTGGCGATCTCCTATCTCGGCCGCAACGACCTCGCCCATGTCGACCCGAGCGAGATCGGCCACGACGTGATGGGCAGCGGCGTCGGCCAGGACAAGGCGCCGGATGCGACCCCGGTCGCGACCACTCCGCTGGCCTCCACCGGCTTCCGCCGCGGCAAGCCGATCAACCTGCTGGCCATCCAGGGCGGCGGCGCGGCGAACGACGCGGTTGCCCGTTCGGCGACCTCGGCGATCGGCCTTGCCACCGCCGGCGCCACCGCGCTGAAGGAGGAGCCCGAGGCCTATGGCGAAGCGGAGATGGCCAAGCTCGGCTTCGCGGCGCCAGCCGCCCAGCCGAGCCAGTCGGAACGCCGGGCCGAGGCGATCATGAAGGGCTATGTCGGCGACTCATGCGGCGAATGCGGCAACTTCACGCTGGTCCGCAACGGCACCTGCCTGAAGTGCAACACCTGCGGTTCGACAACCGGGTGCTCATGATTATTCCGGGTTAACTGTAGGTGCGAAACCCCGAATGGATTGTCATGAACCGCACGGAGATTCGACAAATAGTGTAGTGACAGGAATCACTTAGGCGATTTCCCGGACTGCGAAATCACCAGTTCGATCTGTCACGATTGCCAATGGATGGGGTGGCCAAGATTTTGATCTGGCGGCGAGGCAACTGTTCCTCGCCGCCAGATCGCAGGCAGAACATAGAATGAACGCTCGATCGAGATCTCCTGCCCCAAGGAGGAACGATGGCTGGGAAAACTCGGCATGTGCTTCGACCACCGCTTGTCCGTATCCGCCTCGGATCATGGTCACTAGGGCCATAGTTTGTCAGTGACCCCGCCTACCAAGGGGCACTGGGTTAAAGGCGACCGAACTCGCGGCCGCCGCCCCGCCAGAGGGGCGATGGGCAACCAAGTCTCCTCGATGACAGTCCGCCGCCTCGTCAGGTCACAGCCCGAGATGAGGCGGTAGTTGAGCGGTGTAGATCCGAACGAGTTTCAGCACCCCGAAACCTCCCCACACAGGAGATAACGATGGCCACCAATCCCCCCTCTGGAGACGGACACCGCAATGGCGCCGTTCGGGATCGCTCGCAGGTCTTCAACCCCAAGACCGAGACGTGGACCAAGCGGGACAGCGACACAGGTCGCTTCATGGACGGCAAGAAGGACGGCACCCCCTTTAAGGGCGTGCGCAAGGAGCGCTGAGGCAAACTCTGGGAGACGTTGATGGCCAGGAAGCTCTACAGCGACCAGCAACTGATCGGCCGTCAAGGCGAAGCCTTGGTCAAGGCGCGCCTCCATGCGATGGGCTTCGCCTTCAACCCGTCCGACACCATGGAGGCCGGTGTCGATGGCACCTTGGAGATTCGGGACCCAGTCTCCAAGGCCGCCACCGGCAAGCTCATCGCGGTCCAGATCAAAACTACCCAATCCGGCGACTACACGCGCGAAACCGGGTCGAGCCTCGAATATCTCTGCGACCCCGAGGATGTCGTCTACTGGCGCGAGTGGACGATACCGGTGATCGTTGTGCTCGTCCGTCTTAGCGACGATAGCATGTTCTGGAAGGCTACACGGGACGGGGAAGCACCAGACGGGCGCCGGCTCCGCATCGACAAGTCCGCAGACGTTTTCGACTCGTCCGCGGTCGGGGATCTAGCCGCCCTTGCAGTCGACACCGACCGGTTCGGCGTCTGGATGCCGCCGCTCAAGAGTGGCGAGCCGTTGCACGTGAACCTGCTCCGTATCGACTTGCCGAGTACGATCTACACGGCCGCCTCCACGGTTCGGAGCGGGCGGGAGGCGCGCGCGGAACTGCTCAGGCATCACCCGAACCCTCCGGATGAATGGGTGCTGCGTGCGGGACCCTTATCTCCTTCGCCGATCCGCGCGCCACGGTGCTCAAGAACATCGTCGACATCGACACCGTCGAAGAGGAGCGTATAGACGCCATCGCTTTCCCGGATGACGAGGCGGACGAGCATCAGTTCATCGGCCTGCTGGGACGGGCCCTCCGGACGCAGCTCGATAGCAGCCTTGTCTTCGACAAAGACCAAGGCGCCTATCACTTCCCAGCGGCGCCCGAAGGCATCGGCGTCACCTACGCATATCGCAGCCTGAAGCAGGCGACCTCGGCGGAGGTGGTCAAGGTCTACAAGAACACCAAGGACGACACCAAGATCAACTACGTCCGCCATCACGCCTTCGTGCCTCGCTTTTGGCGCCTGGGCGACAACTGGTATCTCTCGGTCACGCCGACCTTCGTGTTCACACGCGACGGCGTGCGTCCGGATCGATACGCGGCCGACCGACTGACCAAGAAGAAGAAGCTCGAAAAGAATCAGGCGATCCTGGGCCAGTTCGTGATGTGGCGTCGCTTCCTCTGCGGGGAAAGCATCGAGCCCGCCATCGACCTCTTCGGGACGCCCCTGCCCTCGGAACAGGGTTCGATCCGCCTCTGCCCAGTCGATGCGATCCAATCCCCGCGAAGCGTGCCCGAACGGCAGTGGCGCGTCCGTGACCCGGCCTCAGCCTCGACCGACCAGGAGGAGCTTTCGGTGTGACCTTCCCCTTGGATGTGTTCGATGAGCCGATGCTGGAGTTCGGCGGCGGCGGCCGCGCCATCGACCCACGCATGGGTCTTATGGAATTCGGACCGCTCCAGCCCGGCAC includes:
- a CDS encoding vitamin B12-dependent ribonucleotide reductase; its protein translation is MRIERRYTTAGQSPYAAIPFRSAVSEIKNPDGSVVFRLEGIEVPETWSQVASDVLAQKYFRKAGVPARLKTIEENDVPSFLWRSVADEAALAELPEGERYGSEISSKQVFDRLAGCWTYWGWKGGYFSSEEDAAAFHDELRFMLATQRVAPNSPQWFNTGLHWAYGIDGPSQGHFYVDFKTGKLVKSKSSYEHPQPHACFIQGVQDDLVNEGGIMDLWVREARLFKYGSGTGSNFSMLRGEGEKLAGGGKSSGLMSFLKIGDRAAGAIKSGGTTRRAAKMVVVDADHPDIEAYIDWKVKEEQKVAALVTGSKTVKKHMKAVLKACVNCEGDADSCFDPEKNPALKREIKLARKALVPDNYIKRVIQFARQGYKDISFDTYDTDWDSDAYLTVSGQNSNNSVSLTNDFLRAVENDNDWNLTGRTTGKVVKTLKARDLWEKIGYAAWASADPGLHFNSTMNDWHTCPASGRIRASNPCSEYMFLDDTACNLASANLLQFYDTETKSFDVAAYEHLCRLWTVVLEISVTMAQFPSREIAELSYEYRTLGLGYANIGGLLMTMGLGYDSDEGRALAGALTAIMTGVAYATSAEMAGELGPFPGYKKNASHMLRVIRNHRTAAHGLADGYEGLSVTPVPLDHATLARLGGSAVTMAERSRIVWDEALEQGKRYGYRNAQATVIAPTGTIGLVMDCDTTGIEPDFALVKFKKLAGGGYFKIINRAVPDALRALGYREADIAEIEAYAVGHGSMKQAPGINPSTLRAKGFTDEKIEAVEKGLKSAFDIKFVFNKWTLGEDFLTGTLKVPAEKLNDMSFELLPFLGFSKAEIEAANVHVCGAMTLEGAPHLKTEHYNVFDCANPCGRIGKRYLSVESHIRMMAAAQPFISGAISKTINMPNEATVEDCKSAYMLSWKLALKANALYRDGSKLSQPLNAALISDDDDEGDDAVETLVAQPMAARATQISEKIVERIVERIERKREREKMPDRRTGYIQKATVGGHKVYVHTGEYSDGRLGEIFIDMHKEGAAFRAMMNNFAIAVSLGLQYGVPLEEYVEAFTFTRFEPSGFVAGNQSIKNATSILDYVFRELAISYLGRNDLAHVDPSEIGHDVMGSGVGQDKAPDATPVATTPLASTGFRRGKPINLLAIQGGGAANDAVARSATSAIGLATAGATALKEEPEAYGEAEMAKLGFAAPAAQPSQSERRAEAIMKGYVGDSCGECGNFTLVRNGTCLKCNTCGSTTGCS
- a CDS encoding DUF2155 domain-containing protein codes for the protein MPSFFRFPILAGLATSALALLSAAGPAQADRIRNPTAVFAGLDKITGRIISFEVAIDETVQFGALQLTPRVCWTRPPTEAPQTDAFVEVDEVTVKNEYRRIFTGWMYAASPGLHGVEHAIYDAWLTDCKGGTELVVDPKEPEAPPAEDPRRPRTPPRDASQPLPGQQPAQPSPGGRIDVEPPRGVPVQPQRPSQRFFPTNPAPGRDPYMGGN
- a CDS encoding NADH:ubiquinone oxidoreductase subunit NDUFA12 — its product is MKDWLLQIFTWWNGQTIGTRFHTWRFGEKVGEDEFGNVYYRTKGGVKDKALGFQRRWVIYKGEAEASKVPPGWNGWLHHTVDVAPSEESYQPREWQQPHQQNWTGTALAYRPQGSTLAEGERPAATGDYQAWTPGR
- the aat gene encoding leucyl/phenylalanyl-tRNA--protein transferase: MLRAYAAGIFPMAESADDPGLFWVEPELRGIIPLDSFHLSSRLARTVRSDRFEIRIDTAFDAVIAACAEAKPDRTETWINRRIREIFGELFALGHVHTVECWREGRLVGGLYGLSLGGAFFGESMFHRETDASKVALVHLVARLRRGGYRLLDTQFQTGHLAQFGTIEIPRESYRGLLDEALRHPGDWRTASTAKPICGREALTWI
- a CDS encoding DUF4365 domain-containing protein, with translation MARKLYSDQQLIGRQGEALVKARLHAMGFAFNPSDTMEAGVDGTLEIRDPVSKAATGKLIAVQIKTTQSGDYTRETGSSLEYLCDPEDVVYWREWTIPVIVVLVRLSDDSMFWKATRDGEAPDGRRLRIDKSADVFDSSAVGDLAALAVDTDRFGVWMPPLKSGEPLHVNLLRIDLPSTIYTAASTVRSGREARAELLRHHPNPPDEWVLRAGPLSPSPIRAPRCSRTSSTSTPSKRSV
- a CDS encoding glycosyltransferase, translated to MRIAIQTFGTRGDVQPYLALARGLIARGHDVQLAAPEQFSDLASRLKVPFAPLPGTLLDLLDSDAGKAAVAAGRGFSAGLALLGRIKPAMTRLMDAEWEALRGFRPDLILHHPKSLASPAIAARLRAKTMLASPLPGFTPTSAFASPILPIRLPGFLNKPSHAVMRLAPRMLFGRLLARWRRERLGRNGGPPDTSIGVLYAYSRHVLPVPPDWDRERVHVCGYWFLDEPGSALSPALAGFLAGGAPPVYVGFGSMPGDRPRELTAAIVAGLRQAGLRGILASGGGALEFAGPGDDMLAIDAAPHDRLFPHVAATLHHGGAGTTGASLRAGVPTAIRPFFGDQPFWAERIRALGVGPGALPRQLTPDIVAAAAHALQAPDRRRRAAALGEAIRAERGIEAAILDIEERMRA